A genome region from Natronobeatus ordinarius includes the following:
- a CDS encoding bifunctional nuclease family protein, whose translation MKASIDAVRVAGTPQGPVPVLVLAVEGEDDVVPIFIGFEEATSIARGLEAEDIGRPLTHDLLLDVMEELGGRIDRVVVSEIQEREDGMGGTYIADLHLETPRDSVVIDARPSDSLALAARTNVPIELTDEVFANGRDDSEKFEQLEDLRDVPGEL comes from the coding sequence ATGAAGGCATCCATCGACGCGGTGCGAGTCGCCGGCACGCCCCAGGGTCCGGTTCCCGTTCTCGTGCTCGCAGTCGAGGGCGAAGACGACGTCGTGCCGATCTTCATCGGCTTCGAGGAGGCGACCAGCATCGCGCGTGGACTCGAGGCCGAGGACATCGGCCGGCCGCTGACCCACGACCTCTTACTCGACGTGATGGAGGAACTCGGCGGCCGGATCGACCGCGTCGTCGTCAGCGAGATCCAGGAACGTGAGGACGGCATGGGCGGGACGTACATCGCCGACCTCCACCTCGAGACGCCCCGCGACTCGGTCGTCATCGACGCCAGACCGAGCGACTCGCTCGCGCTCGCCGCCCGAACGAACGTCCCCATCGAGCTCACCGACGAGGTCTTCGCGAACGGGCGTGACGACAGCGAGAAGTTCGAGCAGTTAGAAGACCTCCGTGACGTACCCGGTGAACTATAG
- a CDS encoding metallophosphoesterase family protein encodes MLVLGDVHASEPANRETLLNLYEAVDPDAVLQVGDLEYYDLPAPTWFVAGNNEELDVIDALRAGRGPPATRNAHLLASTAATVDGLCVAGLSGNYAPTQFDRPRRDLEGGRRRHFTREDVERAADLRDVDVVLTHEAPRGLLSYGYDPGCEHVNALLETLSPALCLVGHHHRHREAELAGTRVVSLAPVWEGYYTLDVETLTLESHEVADE; translated from the coding sequence ATGCTCGTCCTCGGCGACGTCCACGCCTCGGAGCCGGCGAATCGGGAAACGCTGTTGAACCTCTACGAGGCCGTCGACCCCGACGCCGTCCTCCAGGTCGGCGACCTCGAGTACTACGACCTGCCCGCACCGACCTGGTTCGTCGCCGGCAACAACGAGGAGCTCGACGTGATCGACGCGCTCCGGGCGGGGCGAGGACCGCCGGCGACTCGCAACGCCCACCTGCTCGCAAGTACGGCGGCCACGGTGGACGGACTGTGCGTCGCTGGCCTCTCGGGGAACTACGCCCCGACGCAGTTCGACCGGCCACGGCGCGACCTCGAGGGCGGTCGACGCCGCCACTTCACCCGCGAGGACGTCGAGCGCGCCGCCGACCTGCGCGACGTGGACGTCGTTCTCACCCACGAGGCCCCGCGCGGGCTGCTCTCCTACGGCTACGATCCCGGCTGTGAGCACGTGAACGCGTTGCTCGAGACCCTCTCGCCGGCTCTCTGTCTCGTCGGTCACCACCACCGCCACCGCGAGGCCGAACTTGCAGGGACGCGCGTCGTGAGCCTCGCCCCGGTCTGGGAGGGGTACTACACGCTCGACGTCGAGACGCTGACGCTCGAGTCACACGAGGTGGCGGACGAGTAG
- a CDS encoding GNAT family N-acetyltransferase: MPAIAFLPGDRVDLRPIEEDDLEFLQRAINDPRIWRPIGGSRPLNRAQERDFFEDVVCSDESVTLLIVADSTPVGTIALESFDWEAGRAELGYWLDPDHHRQGYGSEAAERIVAYGFDQLGLHRIEARVFEFNQASQGLLEAVGFTREGVHREAAFIDGAYQDVVWYGLLEDEWRAQQA; this comes from the coding sequence GTGCCAGCCATCGCATTTCTCCCCGGCGATCGCGTGGACCTGCGACCGATCGAGGAGGACGATCTCGAGTTCTTGCAACGGGCGATCAACGATCCTCGAATCTGGCGGCCGATCGGCGGCTCGCGACCGCTCAACCGCGCACAGGAGCGGGACTTCTTCGAGGACGTGGTCTGTAGCGACGAGTCGGTGACTCTCCTGATCGTCGCCGACTCGACGCCGGTGGGGACGATCGCCCTCGAGTCGTTCGACTGGGAGGCCGGGCGGGCAGAGCTGGGCTACTGGCTCGATCCCGATCACCATCGGCAGGGCTACGGCAGCGAGGCCGCAGAGCGAATCGTCGCCTACGGCTTCGACCAGTTGGGGCTCCACCGGATCGAGGCCCGCGTCTTCGAGTTCAACCAGGCCTCACAGGGGTTGCTCGAGGCGGTCGGCTTCACCCGGGAAGGCGTCCACCGAGAGGCGGCGTTCATCGACGGCGCGTACCAGGACGTGGTCTGGTACGGCCTGCTCGAGGACGAGTGGCGAGCGCAGCAGGCGTAG
- the cruF gene encoding bisanhydrobacterioruberin hydratase — protein sequence MANDAGASHAEPSWTRTDVQRRLEGVIRENRFTIAVIFPLVGAVTLVGSAEGLLPGPLEYNPLLILFGTLVMRSPLLVGLLPRIGWWALGCLGVLTAYTYAIELVGVRTDWPYGAFEYTIQLGPMLIGEVPLALPVFFIPLVLNAYLLTLLVLGDWRDNVVVRLFTAIVAVVAIDLVLDPAAVAVGFWAFTPPGPYYGVPVSNYLGWVLSGAVAVTLVDLAFDRAGLLERVRSCEFILDDLVSFVLLWGTINLLYGNWAAAAVAGAFCVGLFRTDRYDLELVRTALPSASGR from the coding sequence ATGGCTAACGACGCCGGCGCGAGCCACGCCGAACCGTCCTGGACGCGCACCGACGTCCAGCGACGGCTCGAGGGCGTGATCCGCGAGAACCGCTTCACCATCGCCGTGATCTTCCCGCTCGTGGGTGCGGTGACCCTCGTCGGGAGCGCGGAGGGGTTGTTGCCGGGGCCGCTCGAGTACAACCCCCTGCTGATCCTCTTCGGAACGCTGGTGATGCGTTCGCCGCTGCTCGTCGGACTCCTCCCGCGGATCGGCTGGTGGGCGCTGGGCTGTCTCGGCGTCCTCACGGCCTACACCTACGCCATCGAACTCGTCGGGGTGCGCACCGACTGGCCCTACGGCGCCTTCGAGTACACGATCCAGCTGGGCCCGATGCTGATCGGCGAAGTGCCCCTCGCACTGCCGGTGTTTTTCATCCCGCTCGTGCTCAACGCCTACCTGCTCACCCTGCTGGTGCTCGGCGACTGGCGCGACAACGTCGTCGTCCGACTCTTCACGGCGATCGTCGCCGTCGTCGCGATCGACCTCGTGCTCGACCCCGCCGCCGTCGCCGTCGGCTTCTGGGCGTTCACCCCGCCCGGTCCGTACTACGGCGTGCCCGTCAGCAACTACCTCGGCTGGGTGCTCTCCGGGGCCGTCGCCGTTACCCTCGTCGACCTCGCGTTCGACCGGGCGGGACTGCTCGAGCGCGTGCGTTCGTGTGAGTTCATCCTCGACGACCTGGTGAGCTTCGTCCTGCTGTGGGGGACGATCAACCTCCTCTACGGCAACTGGGCCGCCGCCGCGGTCGCCGGCGCGTTCTGCGTCGGGCTGTTCCGGACCGACCGGTACGACCTCGAGCTGGTGCGGACCGCGCTGCCGTCTGCGAGCGGGCGATGA
- a CDS encoding flavodoxin domain-containing protein, with protein MATVLVSYGSSEGQTAAIAERIGDVLDEAGVDVTVVNANHPPANLDPGRYDGVVVGASIHAGRHQRSVETFVSTHREALNRLPSAFVSVSLSAASADPGTREDAEGLLEAFLEDMGWEPDLTLPVAGALKYSEYGLLTRFVMKRIAGRERGDTDTSQDYEYTDWDELEAFVLEFADLLEAEPASG; from the coding sequence ATGGCGACCGTGCTCGTGAGCTACGGCTCGAGTGAGGGCCAGACCGCGGCGATCGCCGAGCGGATCGGCGACGTCTTAGACGAGGCGGGCGTCGACGTGACGGTCGTCAACGCGAACCACCCGCCGGCGAACCTCGATCCCGGCCGGTACGACGGCGTCGTCGTCGGCGCGTCGATTCACGCGGGTCGACACCAGCGCTCCGTCGAGACGTTCGTCTCGACCCACCGCGAGGCGCTGAACCGTCTCCCCTCCGCGTTCGTCTCGGTGAGCCTCTCGGCGGCGAGCGCCGACCCCGGGACGCGCGAGGACGCCGAGGGGTTACTCGAGGCGTTCCTCGAGGATATGGGCTGGGAGCCCGACCTGACGTTGCCGGTCGCCGGGGCGCTCAAGTACAGCGAGTACGGCCTGCTCACGCGGTTCGTAATGAAACGGATCGCCGGCAGGGAGCGCGGCGACACCGACACCTCGCAGGACTACGAGTACACCGACTGGGACGAACTCGAGGCGTTCGTCCTCGAGTTCGCCGACCTGCTCGAGGCGGAACCCGCGTCGGGATGA
- the hisE gene encoding phosphoribosyl-ATP diphosphatase → MDDTLEELFAVIEDRKETLPEGSYTASLFTHEKGENAVLEKLGEETTELVLAAKDDDREELAHEAADIVYHLLVLLSMKGMELEELQAELEARR, encoded by the coding sequence ATGGACGACACGCTCGAGGAGCTGTTCGCGGTCATCGAGGACCGCAAGGAGACGCTGCCCGAGGGCTCGTACACCGCCTCGCTCTTTACCCACGAGAAAGGCGAGAACGCGGTGCTCGAGAAACTCGGCGAGGAGACGACCGAACTGGTGTTAGCGGCGAAAGACGACGACCGCGAGGAGCTGGCCCACGAGGCCGCCGACATCGTCTACCACCTGCTCGTGTTGCTCTCGATGAAAGGGATGGAGCTCGAGGAGTTGCAGGCCGAACTCGAGGCGCGGCGGTAG
- the solA gene encoding N-methyl-L-tryptophan oxidase, giving the protein MTTRYDVIVIGVGGMGAATVAHLADRGVDVLGLERYDVPHDYGSSHGNSRIIRKAYFEDPAYVPLLERAYELWDDLEADHDRTLLHRTGSLEVGPPDCSLIEGSTRSCEEHGLEYERLSSDELLERYPAYDVPEEYVALYQPDGGSLDPEECTVAHAERAHRAGATIRARERVVGWRPTPDDGVRVETVEDAYEADRLVITAGPWAARFVDELADVLVPERQVVGWFQPSAPERFTPESFPVWLFEGPEGYFYGFPTHGVPGVKLGKYHHREETIDPDAFEREPKPEDERVLRSFLERYFPDANGPTMRLETCIFTNTPDEHFVLDTLPDHPQVAVGAGFSGHGFKFASVVGEVLADLALEGETDHEIGMFSLERF; this is encoded by the coding sequence ATGACCACCCGATACGACGTGATCGTGATCGGCGTCGGCGGGATGGGGGCGGCGACCGTCGCCCACCTCGCCGACCGCGGCGTCGACGTGCTCGGCCTCGAGCGCTACGACGTCCCGCACGACTACGGCTCTTCTCACGGGAACTCCCGGATCATCAGGAAGGCCTACTTCGAGGACCCTGCCTACGTCCCGCTGCTCGAGCGCGCCTACGAGCTCTGGGACGACCTCGAGGCCGACCACGACCGGACCCTGCTCCATCGCACGGGCTCGCTCGAGGTCGGGCCGCCGGACTGTTCGCTGATCGAGGGCTCGACGCGCTCGTGTGAGGAACACGGCCTCGAGTACGAACGCCTCTCGAGTGACGAACTCCTTGAGCGCTACCCCGCCTACGACGTCCCGGAGGAGTACGTCGCGCTCTACCAGCCCGACGGTGGCTCTCTCGACCCCGAGGAGTGCACCGTCGCCCACGCCGAGCGCGCCCACCGCGCGGGGGCGACGATCCGTGCCCGCGAGCGCGTCGTCGGCTGGCGGCCGACGCCCGACGACGGCGTCCGCGTCGAGACGGTCGAGGACGCCTACGAGGCCGACCGGCTGGTGATCACCGCTGGGCCGTGGGCCGCCCGCTTCGTCGACGAGCTCGCGGACGTGCTCGTCCCCGAGCGGCAGGTGGTGGGCTGGTTCCAGCCGTCGGCTCCGGAACGGTTCACGCCCGAGTCGTTCCCGGTGTGGCTCTTCGAGGGGCCCGAGGGCTACTTCTACGGCTTCCCCACCCACGGCGTCCCGGGGGTCAAACTCGGCAAGTACCACCACCGCGAGGAGACGATCGACCCCGACGCGTTCGAACGCGAGCCCAAACCCGAAGACGAGCGCGTCCTCCGGTCGTTCCTCGAGCGGTATTTCCCCGACGCCAACGGGCCGACGATGCGCCTCGAGACCTGCATCTTCACCAACACGCCCGACGAGCACTTCGTGCTCGACACGCTACCAGACCACCCGCAGGTCGCCGTCGGCGCGGGCTTTTCGGGCCACGGCTTCAAGTTCGCGAGCGTCGTCGGCGAGGTTCTCGCGGACCTCGCGCTCGAGGGCGAGACCGACCACGAGATCGGGATGTTCTCGCTCGAGCGGTTCTAG
- a CDS encoding PRC-barrel domain containing protein, with protein MARRTLTPADEGKRVLNVDGTEVGRIVSVEDGRGYVVPDPSMTDTIKAKLGWGDVTAEAHPLDEGSIEEITDDAVHLRGVL; from the coding sequence GTGGCCAGACGAACGCTCACGCCAGCGGACGAGGGAAAACGCGTACTGAACGTCGACGGGACCGAAGTCGGTCGAATCGTCTCCGTCGAGGACGGTCGCGGGTACGTCGTTCCGGACCCCAGCATGACCGACACGATCAAGGCCAAACTCGGCTGGGGTGACGTTACCGCCGAGGCACACCCCCTCGACGAAGGCAGCATCGAAGAGATTACCGACGACGCCGTCCACCTCCGTGGCGTCCTCTGA
- a CDS encoding NAD+ synthase gives MIDLRFSEAELERHREHLTSFIRDQVDAAGADGAVLGLSGGIDSTLTAYLAVEALGEERVHGLVLPAKVSDDDQMSDAERVAELLEMSSDVLEIEPVVDGLLEAYPEAEGDHLAVGNARARVRAVVNYLVANHENRLVLGTGNRSEAAVGYFTKYGDGAVDCHPIGNLYKAQVRQLARHVGVPEELVTQTPTAELWADQTDEDELGMDYDTLDSILAVHVDGPLSVAATCRHLEVDEETVARVRSLYEASEHKRAVPPAPDPLA, from the coding sequence ATGATAGACCTTCGATTCTCGGAGGCAGAACTAGAGCGCCACCGCGAACACCTCACCTCGTTCATCCGCGACCAGGTCGACGCCGCCGGCGCCGACGGGGCCGTCCTCGGGCTCTCCGGTGGGATCGACAGCACGCTCACTGCCTATCTCGCCGTCGAGGCCCTCGGCGAAGAGCGCGTCCACGGACTCGTCCTCCCCGCCAAAGTCAGCGACGACGACCAGATGAGCGACGCCGAACGCGTCGCCGAGCTGCTCGAGATGTCCTCCGACGTCCTCGAGATCGAACCCGTCGTCGACGGCTTGCTCGAGGCCTACCCCGAAGCGGAGGGCGACCACCTCGCCGTCGGGAACGCCCGGGCGCGCGTTCGCGCCGTGGTGAATTACCTCGTGGCGAACCACGAGAACCGACTCGTCCTCGGCACCGGCAACCGCAGCGAGGCCGCCGTCGGCTACTTCACCAAGTACGGCGACGGCGCGGTCGACTGCCACCCCATTGGGAACCTCTACAAGGCACAGGTCCGCCAGCTCGCCCGCCACGTCGGTGTTCCCGAGGAGCTCGTCACCCAGACCCCGACGGCCGAGCTGTGGGCCGACCAGACCGACGAGGACGAACTCGGGATGGACTACGACACCCTCGACTCGATCCTCGCGGTTCACGTCGACGGCCCGCTCTCGGTCGCTGCCACCTGCCGACACCTCGAGGTCGACGAGGAGACGGTCGCCCGCGTTCGCAGCCTGTACGAGGCGAGCGAGCACAAGCGAGCGGTTCCACCGGCGCCCGACCCGCTGGCGTGA
- a CDS encoding acyltransferase — MTKRYVSLPAEAETGMREFIAEVDRRLSGEEDTCSVVEDVLLDLSGDREAYERWQAGEPVSPAERVRLQSYDPCNTTLESEYYAEKDEEAFKRSKHLQWLWRQFDSLPIADNVEFALRFRAMLAEHLFAECGENCRFFRGITFTYGHNISIGDNVVVHDDVHLDDRGTLTIGDRVSISDGVHVYSHDHDVVDQTEVRNYHTIIEDDVRLTYDAVVRAGMRVGENAIVGARGIVQTDVPAHHIAVGMPAKSVRIKPGWEDVATPIEEAGENRQEERRIEYELPADLEVFDEFGRDRQPPN; from the coding sequence ATGACCAAGCGGTACGTCTCACTCCCCGCGGAGGCCGAAACGGGGATGCGCGAGTTCATAGCGGAGGTCGATCGGCGGCTGTCCGGCGAGGAAGACACCTGTTCGGTCGTCGAGGACGTCCTGCTCGATCTCTCCGGCGATCGGGAGGCGTACGAGCGCTGGCAGGCCGGCGAGCCGGTGTCGCCCGCAGAGCGCGTTCGACTGCAGAGTTACGATCCCTGTAACACGACCCTCGAGAGCGAGTACTACGCCGAGAAGGACGAGGAGGCGTTCAAACGGTCGAAACACCTCCAGTGGCTCTGGCGGCAGTTCGACAGCTTGCCGATCGCCGACAACGTCGAGTTCGCGCTTCGCTTTCGAGCGATGCTCGCCGAACATCTCTTCGCCGAGTGCGGTGAGAACTGTCGCTTTTTCAGGGGAATTACGTTCACCTACGGTCACAACATCTCCATCGGCGACAACGTCGTCGTGCACGACGACGTCCACCTAGACGACCGCGGAACGCTGACGATCGGCGACCGCGTCTCCATCTCCGACGGCGTCCACGTCTACAGCCACGACCACGACGTCGTCGACCAGACCGAGGTCAGAAACTACCACACGATCATCGAAGACGACGTCCGGCTCACCTACGACGCGGTCGTCCGCGCCGGCATGCGCGTCGGCGAGAACGCCATCGTCGGCGCCCGCGGAATCGTCCAGACCGACGTCCCCGCCCACCACATCGCCGTCGGCATGCCCGCGAAAAGCGTCCGGATCAAACCCGGCTGGGAGGACGTCGCAACCCCCATCGAGGAGGCTGGCGAAAACCGCCAGGAAGAACGACGCATCGAGTACGAGCTCCCGGCGGACCTCGAGGTGTTCGACGAGTTCGGACGCGACCGCCAGCCGCCGAACTGA
- a CDS encoding DUF7342 family protein, translating to MTDDTRPDGPPPFDRPFEGEDTKQRVYGAVLHAREPTTAATIAERADCSTESARTHLSFYADLGIVIRHEGRPVRYERNDDYFEWRRVNELARENTVEELQARVSELTERLEEYRDEYGVESPAAVNVLEFDAERVDDVYVDLGEWATAIEERRLHERARRKAVGQTAPSHT from the coding sequence ATGACGGACGACACCCGCCCCGATGGCCCGCCCCCGTTCGATAGACCGTTCGAAGGCGAGGACACGAAACAACGGGTGTACGGCGCGGTGCTACACGCCCGAGAACCGACGACGGCAGCCACCATTGCCGAGCGGGCGGACTGCTCGACGGAGTCGGCGCGGACACACCTATCCTTCTACGCCGACCTCGGGATCGTTATTCGGCACGAAGGGCGACCTGTCAGATACGAACGCAACGACGACTACTTCGAGTGGCGCCGGGTGAACGAGTTGGCGCGGGAGAACACCGTCGAGGAGTTGCAAGCTCGCGTCTCGGAGCTGACCGAGCGACTCGAGGAGTACCGCGACGAATACGGCGTGGAGTCGCCCGCTGCGGTCAACGTCCTCGAGTTCGATGCGGAGCGGGTTGACGACGTGTACGTGGATCTCGGTGAGTGGGCGACTGCCATCGAGGAGCGTCGCTTACACGAGCGTGCGCGGAGGAAGGCCGTTGGGCAGACGGCCCCGTCACACACCTGA
- a CDS encoding restriction endonuclease: MAILDDLSGYDFEDLMEDVFRKLGYENVRQSTRSADKGRDILMEEVVDGRRRAVVVECKHTDTVSRPVVQKLHSAVATYDYDGPKRGLVVTTGRFTDPAREYARKLGGRTDGGVELLDGRDLREIADRIGLDLYNGRIEILCEEALAPTHPTAGRDAPVFEAVRDVENLPLEALPTPETAVTLEPTVTIRAQTSATFETSVGVIHRLDETDALVLRADRDGPQVATGDVRELVANRNAPRIDLETAPLERRFDEVTRERFGATETEYKAWAVDRLRQQHTTTVHYTGGNNVDYEKTCEPTRSDVSIKSIDPVYLPHVDSRVTLGEYDYRYAYYAAGPSRTTTADGFHRCVHCGEDDAATYTYCANCGSINCPTHTKTERLEGEPVCTGCAVTDRFALKTKYFYDEENREAFREEYSEMAIHEQAMENPALAAGAVLALVVALVVVSSALGIV; the protein is encoded by the coding sequence ATGGCGATTCTCGACGACCTCTCGGGGTACGACTTCGAGGACCTGATGGAAGACGTGTTCCGCAAGCTCGGCTACGAAAACGTCCGTCAGTCGACGCGCTCGGCCGACAAGGGCCGGGACATACTGATGGAGGAGGTCGTCGACGGCCGCCGTCGTGCGGTCGTCGTCGAGTGCAAGCACACCGACACCGTGAGCCGCCCCGTGGTCCAGAAACTCCACTCCGCAGTGGCGACCTACGACTACGACGGGCCGAAACGCGGGCTGGTCGTCACGACGGGCCGGTTCACCGACCCCGCCCGGGAGTACGCCCGCAAACTCGGCGGCCGAACCGACGGCGGAGTCGAGCTGCTCGACGGCCGCGATCTGCGAGAGATCGCCGACCGGATCGGCCTCGACCTCTACAACGGCCGGATAGAGATCCTCTGTGAGGAAGCGCTCGCTCCCACGCACCCGACCGCCGGCCGTGACGCCCCCGTCTTCGAGGCCGTCCGCGACGTCGAGAACCTCCCGCTTGAGGCGCTGCCGACCCCCGAGACGGCGGTCACGCTCGAGCCGACCGTCACGATTCGGGCGCAGACGAGCGCCACCTTCGAGACGAGCGTCGGGGTGATCCACCGGCTCGACGAGACGGACGCCCTCGTCCTCCGCGCGGATCGTGACGGCCCGCAGGTCGCGACCGGTGACGTCCGCGAGCTCGTCGCCAACCGGAACGCTCCCCGGATCGACCTCGAGACGGCACCCCTCGAGCGACGGTTCGACGAGGTAACGCGCGAGCGTTTCGGCGCGACCGAAACCGAGTACAAAGCGTGGGCAGTCGACCGACTCCGCCAACAGCACACGACGACGGTCCACTACACGGGTGGGAACAACGTCGACTACGAGAAGACCTGCGAACCCACCCGATCGGACGTCTCGATCAAGTCGATCGACCCCGTCTACCTCCCCCACGTCGACTCGCGAGTTACCCTCGGTGAGTACGACTACCGCTACGCCTACTACGCCGCCGGCCCCTCCCGAACCACGACGGCAGACGGGTTCCACCGCTGCGTCCACTGCGGCGAGGACGACGCCGCCACCTACACCTACTGCGCCAACTGCGGCAGCATCAACTGCCCCACCCACACGAAGACGGAGCGACTCGAGGGCGAACCCGTCTGCACCGGCTGTGCCGTCACCGATCGCTTCGCGCTGAAGACGAAGTACTTCTACGACGAGGAAAACCGTGAGGCGTTTCGCGAGGAGTATTCGGAGATGGCGATCCACGAGCAGGCGATGGAGAACCCCGCACTCGCCGCCGGCGCCGTCCTCGCGCTCGTCGTCGCCCTGGTCGTCGTCTCGAGCGCGCTGGGGATCGTCTGA
- a CDS encoding phosphoribosyltransferase, which produces MFDDRTDAGERLAADLSRRGVDADVVLGIPRGALPVARPVADELEAELDVVVASKIGAPTNPELAIGAVASDGSVWRNEGLVARLGVSEGYVEQEREREATYAREKADRYRDDGIVPDLEGKRVVVVDDGVATGATARACLRQVTEAGADHVVLAVPVGSPDSLEEIASEVDEVVALERPPHFGAVGQFYRQFGQVSDEEAITYLDDRP; this is translated from the coding sequence ATGTTCGACGATCGAACCGACGCCGGCGAACGGCTCGCAGCCGACCTCTCCCGTCGAGGCGTCGACGCGGACGTGGTCCTCGGGATTCCGCGTGGCGCACTCCCAGTCGCTCGCCCGGTGGCGGACGAACTCGAGGCGGAACTCGACGTCGTGGTGGCGTCGAAGATCGGCGCCCCGACCAACCCCGAACTCGCCATCGGCGCGGTCGCGAGCGACGGGAGCGTCTGGCGAAACGAGGGCCTCGTCGCCCGACTCGGCGTCTCAGAAGGGTACGTCGAGCAGGAACGCGAGCGCGAGGCGACCTACGCCCGCGAGAAGGCCGATCGCTACCGCGACGACGGGATCGTCCCCGACCTCGAGGGCAAACGGGTCGTCGTCGTCGACGATGGCGTCGCGACCGGCGCGACTGCGCGGGCGTGTCTCCGACAGGTCACCGAGGCCGGCGCCGACCACGTCGTCCTCGCGGTCCCCGTCGGCTCACCCGACTCACTCGAGGAGATCGCAAGCGAGGTCGACGAGGTCGTCGCCCTCGAGCGACCCCCTCACTTCGGTGCCGTCGGACAGTTCTACCGGCAGTTCGGCCAGGTCTCCGACGAGGAGGCGATCACGTACCTCGACGACCGGCCCTAG
- a CDS encoding DUF7577 domain-containing protein produces the protein MELWGWLVGYVILFALFHLVLYYVYVRREGDDGSRSPSPSLTDGNGTGAQYASSPDRFAGPTDDADTDADIEFDGETIRCPHCGLQNEADQTFTYCWNCISTLRQ, from the coding sequence ATGGAGCTCTGGGGCTGGCTCGTCGGCTACGTCATCCTGTTCGCCCTCTTTCACCTGGTGCTCTACTACGTGTACGTCCGCCGCGAGGGCGACGACGGCTCGCGCTCGCCGTCGCCGTCGCTCACCGACGGCAACGGAACGGGAGCCCAGTACGCCTCGAGCCCCGATCGGTTCGCCGGACCGACCGACGACGCGGACACCGACGCCGACATCGAGTTCGACGGGGAGACGATCCGCTGTCCACACTGTGGTCTCCAGAACGAAGCCGACCAGACGTTTACCTACTGCTGGAACTGTATCTCGACGCTCAGACAGTGA
- a CDS encoding prenyltransferase has product MTANRTTSAAGGSLDRLAYLLTLSRPRFWLYLAGPVLVGVAYAATTTDELFAPAAVALFAYFLLPANVFLYGINDVFDREIDAENPKKEGREARYEGQRFVPIVVAGCALLGVALVAVVPPAAWPWLAIFLVLGAAYSAPPARFKTTPLLDSVSNGLYIAPGAAAYAAVAGSQPPALAIVGGWLWAMGMHTFSAIPDLEPDRRAGIQTTATVLGESRTYAYCAGTWLAAAVAFAALDLRLGALMLVYPALVAAIATASVGVSRAYWWFPAINTVVGAALTMGGLWGVAHG; this is encoded by the coding sequence GTGACGGCGAACCGGACGACGAGCGCAGCCGGGGGTTCGCTCGACCGGCTCGCCTACCTGCTGACGCTCTCGCGGCCGCGCTTCTGGCTCTACCTCGCCGGGCCGGTACTCGTCGGCGTCGCCTACGCCGCGACGACCACCGACGAGTTGTTCGCCCCCGCGGCGGTCGCCCTCTTCGCGTACTTCCTCCTGCCGGCGAACGTCTTCCTCTACGGGATCAACGACGTCTTCGACCGCGAGATCGACGCCGAGAACCCGAAGAAGGAGGGCCGAGAGGCGCGCTACGAGGGCCAGCGGTTCGTCCCCATCGTCGTCGCGGGCTGTGCCCTCCTCGGAGTCGCCCTCGTCGCCGTCGTCCCGCCCGCGGCGTGGCCGTGGCTCGCCATCTTTCTCGTCCTCGGGGCCGCCTACAGCGCGCCGCCAGCCAGGTTCAAGACCACGCCCCTGCTCGACTCGGTCTCGAACGGCCTCTACATCGCCCCCGGGGCGGCCGCCTACGCCGCCGTCGCCGGGAGCCAGCCGCCCGCCCTCGCGATCGTCGGTGGCTGGCTCTGGGCGATGGGGATGCACACGTTCTCGGCGATTCCCGACCTCGAGCCCGACCGGCGGGCGGGCATTCAGACTACGGCAACGGTGCTCGGCGAGTCCCGGACGTACGCCTACTGCGCCGGGACCTGGCTCGCCGCCGCCGTCGCGTTCGCCGCCCTCGATCTCCGACTGGGCGCGCTCATGCTCGTCTACCCCGCCCTCGTCGCGGCGATCGCGACCGCGAGCGTCGGCGTTTCCCGGGCGTACTGGTGGTTCCCCGCGATCAACACCGTCGTCGGCGCGGCGCTGACGATGGGTGGCCTCTGGGGGGTGGCCCATGGCTAA
- a CDS encoding DUF5786 family protein codes for MGFGSYDESEQQQQNRDTEADEDAVVNLHENEYDGSISVETGESTDALLGQLQDIKASKADDE; via the coding sequence ATGGGTTTTGGAAGCTATGACGAGTCGGAGCAACAGCAGCAGAATCGGGACACGGAAGCGGACGAAGATGCTGTCGTGAACCTCCACGAGAACGAGTACGACGGTTCGATCTCCGTCGAAACTGGTGAATCAACCGACGCGCTCCTCGGACAACTCCAGGATATTAAAGCGAGCAAAGCAGACGACGAATAA